In a single window of the Microbacterium sulfonylureivorans genome:
- the dapD gene encoding 2,3,4,5-tetrahydropyridine-2,6-dicarboxylate N-succinyltransferase → MSDERWVWGVGLATTAEDGTVLDTWFPSPEAGRIPLGFDPANPPDALDRLAVPDARRAVTVDVVTIEIDVDVAPTSTPDAYLRLHALSHRLLAPNEVNLEGIFGHLPNVAWTNAGPMHPDTLTRLRPFLAREGIQLQALDKFPRLLDYVTPPGVRIADASRVRLGAYLSPGTTVMHEGFVNFNAGTLGQSMVEGRISQGVVVGDGSDIGGGASIMGTLSGGGTHKVAVGARTLLGANAGIGISLGDDCVVEAGLYVTAGSKIVLADEPPRADGSRVTVKGSELSGVDGILFRRNSVTGAIEATRRAGVGVTLNEALHA, encoded by the coding sequence ATGAGCGATGAGCGATGGGTGTGGGGCGTCGGCCTCGCGACGACGGCAGAAGACGGCACCGTGCTGGACACGTGGTTCCCCTCCCCCGAGGCAGGACGCATCCCGCTCGGGTTCGATCCCGCCAATCCGCCGGACGCGCTCGACCGCCTCGCGGTGCCGGATGCCCGCCGGGCGGTGACCGTCGACGTGGTCACGATCGAGATCGACGTCGACGTCGCGCCGACCTCGACCCCCGACGCGTACCTGCGTCTGCACGCGCTGTCGCATCGCCTGCTCGCCCCGAACGAGGTCAACCTCGAGGGGATCTTCGGGCACCTGCCGAACGTGGCCTGGACCAACGCGGGGCCGATGCATCCCGACACCTTGACCCGTCTTCGCCCGTTCCTCGCACGCGAGGGCATCCAGCTCCAAGCGCTCGACAAGTTCCCGCGTCTGCTCGACTACGTCACGCCGCCCGGGGTGCGGATCGCCGACGCCTCGCGCGTGCGCCTGGGCGCGTACCTCTCCCCCGGCACCACCGTCATGCACGAGGGATTCGTGAACTTCAACGCCGGCACCCTCGGTCAGAGCATGGTGGAGGGCCGGATCTCGCAGGGTGTCGTAGTCGGCGACGGCAGCGACATCGGCGGCGGCGCATCCATCATGGGCACCCTGTCGGGTGGCGGCACGCACAAGGTCGCGGTCGGCGCGCGCACGCTGCTCGGCGCGAACGCCGGGATCGGCATCTCGCTCGGCGACGACTGCGTGGTCGAGGCCGGGCTGTACGTGACGGCGGGCTCGAAGATCGTCCTTGCCGACGAGCCTCCGCGGGCCGACGGATCGCGCGTGACCGTGAAGGGCTCCGAGCTCTCGGGAGTCGACGGCATCCTGTTCCGCCGCAACTCGGTGACCGGCGCGATCGAGGCGACCCGCCGCGCGGGCGTGGGAGTCACCCTCAACGAGGCCCTGCACGCCTGA
- the ddaH gene encoding dimethylargininase — protein sequence MPRLLVRRPSPRLADGELTHLDRVTVDPVLARAQWDAYVDVFRERGWQIIEVDPADDQPDGVFVEDAVVVFDDLAVLCRAGAESRRGEAPSVAAAVAASGLETVAIEEPGTLDGGDVLKVGRTVYVGASSRTNAVGIAQLRSLLEPREWTVVDLPVTKVLHLKSGVTALPDGTVVGFEELVDDPESFDRFLGIPEEHGTAVVVLGADAVLMSADAPETEAVYRGRGLEVVTADVSEFEKLEGCVTCLSVRIRD from the coding sequence ATGCCGCGCCTCCTCGTCCGTCGTCCTTCGCCGCGCCTCGCTGACGGCGAGCTCACCCACCTCGACCGTGTGACGGTGGATCCCGTGCTCGCCCGTGCGCAGTGGGACGCCTACGTCGACGTGTTCCGCGAGCGCGGCTGGCAGATCATCGAGGTGGATCCGGCCGACGATCAGCCCGACGGCGTGTTCGTCGAGGACGCCGTGGTGGTCTTCGACGATCTCGCGGTTCTGTGCCGTGCCGGAGCCGAGTCCCGACGGGGCGAGGCCCCCTCGGTCGCGGCGGCGGTCGCGGCATCCGGTCTCGAGACGGTCGCCATCGAGGAGCCCGGCACGCTCGACGGCGGCGATGTGCTGAAGGTCGGACGCACGGTCTACGTCGGAGCGTCGTCGCGCACGAATGCGGTCGGGATCGCGCAGCTGCGCTCGCTCCTGGAGCCGCGGGAGTGGACCGTCGTCGATCTCCCCGTGACCAAGGTCCTGCACCTCAAGTCGGGCGTGACCGCGCTTCCCGACGGCACGGTGGTCGGATTCGAGGAGCTCGTCGACGACCCGGAGTCGTTCGATCGCTTTCTCGGGATCCCCGAGGAGCACGGCACCGCCGTCGTGGTGCTCGGCGCAGACGCGGTGCTGATGTCGGCCGACGCGCCCGAGACCGAGGCGGTGTACCGCGGGCGCGGGCTCGAGGTGGTGACCGCCGACGTGAGCGAGTTCGAGAAGCTCGAGGGCTGCGTCACATGCCTCTCGGTGCGGATCCGCGACTGA
- a CDS encoding citrate synthase, whose translation MSDAGTQQDKATLTIGDTTAEFPLLRGTDGAPSVDLSTFTRQTGHTALDYGFVNTAATKSAITYIDGDQGILRYRGYPIEQLAKNSTYLEVAWLLIYGELPTVDELGEFDEKIRRHTLLHEDLKRFFSALPHTAHPMSVLSSAVSALSTYYEHQSDPNNPEHVELNTIRMLAKLPVIAAYAHKKSIGQAFLYPDNSLGFVDNFLKLNFGVLSEVYDVDPVMSRALERLLILHEDHEQNASTSTVRLVGSTGANQFSSISAGINALYGPLHGGANEAVLDMLARIRDSGESVQRFVERVKNKEDGVKLMGFGHRVYKNYDPRAKLVKESADEVLSALGVSDPLLDLAKELEEIALNDAYFQDRRLYPNVDFYTGVIYKAMGFPTRMFTVLFAIGRLPGWLAQWREAASDPQTKIGRPQQLYIGAGERSYPGA comes from the coding sequence GTGAGCGACGCGGGCACCCAGCAGGACAAAGCCACCCTCACGATCGGTGACACCACCGCCGAGTTCCCGCTCCTGCGGGGAACGGACGGCGCGCCGAGCGTGGACCTCTCCACGTTCACGCGGCAGACGGGGCACACGGCCCTCGACTACGGCTTCGTCAACACCGCGGCGACCAAGTCGGCGATCACCTACATCGACGGCGACCAGGGCATCCTGCGCTACCGCGGCTACCCGATCGAGCAGCTCGCGAAGAACAGCACCTACCTCGAGGTCGCGTGGCTGCTCATCTACGGCGAGCTGCCGACGGTCGACGAGCTCGGCGAGTTCGATGAGAAGATCCGTCGCCACACGCTGCTGCACGAAGATCTCAAGCGCTTCTTCTCGGCGCTGCCGCACACCGCGCACCCGATGTCGGTGCTCTCGTCGGCGGTCTCCGCGCTGTCGACCTACTACGAGCACCAGTCCGACCCCAACAATCCCGAGCACGTCGAACTGAACACGATCCGCATGCTCGCGAAGCTTCCCGTCATCGCGGCATACGCGCACAAGAAGAGCATCGGCCAGGCCTTCCTCTACCCCGACAACTCGCTCGGGTTCGTCGACAACTTCCTGAAGCTCAACTTCGGCGTGCTGTCCGAGGTCTACGACGTCGACCCCGTCATGTCTCGAGCGCTCGAGCGCCTGCTCATCCTCCACGAGGATCACGAGCAGAACGCCTCGACGTCGACGGTGCGACTTGTCGGCTCCACCGGCGCCAACCAGTTCTCGTCGATCTCGGCCGGCATCAACGCGCTGTACGGCCCGCTCCACGGCGGCGCCAACGAGGCGGTGCTCGATATGCTCGCGCGGATCCGCGACTCCGGCGAGAGTGTTCAGCGCTTCGTCGAGCGGGTGAAGAACAAGGAAGACGGTGTGAAGCTCATGGGCTTCGGGCACCGCGTCTACAAGAACTACGACCCGCGCGCCAAGCTCGTCAAGGAGTCGGCCGACGAGGTGCTGTCGGCGCTCGGCGTGAGCGATCCGCTTCTCGACCTCGCGAAGGAGCTCGAGGAGATCGCGCTCAACGACGCGTACTTCCAGGACCGTCGGCTGTACCCGAACGTCGACTTCTACACCGGCGTGATCTACAAGGCGATGGGCTTCCCGACGCGCATGTTCACGGTGCTGTTCGCGATCGGCCGGCTGCCGGGCTGGCTGGCGCAGTGGCGCGAGGCCGCGAGCGACCCGCAGACCAAGATCGGCCGCCCGCAGCAGCTGTACATCGGCGCCGGCGAGCGCAGCTACCCCGGCGCCTGA
- the dapC gene encoding succinyldiaminopimelate transaminase — translation MGVADLADYPWDAVAPYAERARAHPDGLVDLSIGSPVDATPAVVAEALTAATDAHAYPQTMGTPSLRAAIAAWYSRRRGVSGLTPDHVLPTVGSKELVALLPLLLGLGPGDVVVHPRAAYPTYEVGARLVGATPFASDDPGEWPAATRLAWVNSPGNPDGRVLDVAHLRAAVERARALGAVLASDECYAELGWEAPWDAEPIPSALDPRVTGGSVDGVLSVYSLSKQSNLAGYRAAFLAGDPQIVARLLTARKHLGLMLPAPVQAAMVAALGDDAHVAAQKDLYRRRRAVLKPAVETAGFRIDGSEGGLYLWATEGQDAWESLGRLADLGILAGPGHFYGTRFPQHVRLSLTATDERVDTAAARLVASA, via the coding sequence ATGGGCGTCGCGGATCTCGCCGACTACCCGTGGGATGCCGTCGCCCCCTACGCGGAGCGGGCACGCGCGCACCCCGACGGTCTGGTCGACCTCTCGATCGGCTCGCCGGTGGATGCCACCCCGGCAGTCGTCGCCGAGGCGCTGACGGCCGCGACGGATGCCCACGCGTATCCGCAGACGATGGGGACCCCGTCGCTGCGCGCCGCGATCGCGGCATGGTACTCACGCCGTCGCGGGGTCTCCGGGCTCACGCCCGATCACGTGCTGCCGACGGTCGGCTCGAAGGAGCTCGTGGCGCTCCTGCCGCTGCTGCTCGGTCTGGGGCCCGGCGACGTCGTCGTGCACCCCCGTGCGGCGTATCCCACGTACGAGGTGGGAGCGCGCCTGGTCGGTGCGACGCCGTTCGCGTCCGACGATCCAGGCGAGTGGCCGGCCGCGACCCGCCTGGCCTGGGTGAACTCGCCGGGCAATCCCGACGGACGGGTGCTGGATGTCGCGCACCTGCGCGCGGCGGTCGAGCGGGCGAGGGCGCTCGGTGCGGTGCTCGCATCGGACGAGTGCTATGCCGAGCTGGGCTGGGAAGCGCCCTGGGACGCCGAGCCCATTCCGTCCGCGCTCGACCCCCGGGTCACGGGCGGGTCGGTCGACGGCGTCCTGTCGGTCTACTCGCTCAGCAAGCAGTCGAACCTGGCCGGCTACCGGGCCGCGTTCCTCGCGGGCGACCCGCAGATCGTCGCGCGGCTGCTGACCGCACGCAAGCACCTCGGCCTCATGCTGCCCGCACCGGTGCAGGCGGCCATGGTCGCCGCCCTCGGCGACGACGCGCACGTCGCCGCGCAGAAGGACCTCTACCGTCGACGTCGCGCCGTGCTGAAGCCTGCGGTCGAGACAGCCGGATTCCGGATCGACGGCAGCGAAGGCGGGCTGTACCTGTGGGCGACCGAGGGACAGGACGCCTGGGAGAGCCTCGGCAGGCTCGCCGACCTCGGCATCCTGGCCGGTCCCGGCCATTTCTACGGCACCCGCTTCCCGCAGCACGTGCGCCTGTCGTTGACCGCGACGGATGAGCGCGTCGACACCGCGGCGGCGCGGCTCGTGGCGTCGGCGTGA
- the fdxA gene encoding ferredoxin, translated as MTYVIALPCVDVKDRACIDECPVDCIYEGDRSLYIHPDECVDCGACEPVCPVEAIYYEDDLPDEWQDYYKANVEFFDDVGSPGGAAKIGVIHKDHPVIAELPPQAP; from the coding sequence GTGACATATGTGATCGCCCTTCCCTGTGTGGATGTCAAGGACCGTGCCTGCATCGACGAGTGCCCGGTCGACTGCATCTACGAAGGCGACCGGTCGCTGTACATCCATCCGGACGAGTGCGTCGACTGCGGCGCCTGCGAGCCCGTCTGCCCGGTCGAGGCGATCTACTACGAAGACGACCTGCCCGACGAGTGGCAGGACTACTACAAGGCCAACGTCGAGTTCTTCGACGACGTGGGCTCGCCCGGCGGCGCGGCCAAGATCGGGGTGATCCACAAGGATCACCCGGTCATCGCCGAGCTTCCGCCGCAGGCGCCGTGA
- a CDS encoding DUF6113 family protein, with amino-acid sequence MRSSVPARVGTWLMAFVVGGVYGLAGTIAHSFELGWFPLGLILAIIGCAALLMAVRLLTSDRWAALATGLGMMTATLVFSGRGPGGSVIVPEGALGTVWTLALPILVAVVVAWPDRIRPLTEN; translated from the coding sequence GTGCGCTCCTCCGTCCCCGCCCGCGTGGGCACGTGGCTCATGGCCTTCGTCGTCGGAGGCGTGTACGGGCTCGCGGGCACGATCGCCCACTCTTTCGAGCTCGGCTGGTTCCCGCTGGGGCTGATCCTCGCGATCATCGGGTGCGCCGCGCTCCTCATGGCGGTCCGGCTTCTGACATCCGACCGGTGGGCGGCGCTCGCCACGGGTCTCGGCATGATGACGGCGACGCTCGTCTTCTCGGGCCGCGGCCCCGGCGGATCGGTGATCGTCCCGGAGGGCGCGCTCGGGACGGTCTGGACGCTCGCGCTGCCGATCCTCGTAGCTGTCGTCGTCGCCTGGCCGGACCGCATCCGACCGCTGACGGAGAACTAG
- a CDS encoding AzlD domain-containing protein, producing MTMWTALLLASIICVALKTVGYLMPPKWVEAPRPMRIADLLTVALLAALVAVQTLGAGQAIVVDARVPAVLVAAGLLLLRARFLVVVAAAALTAALLRLWGWAV from the coding sequence GTGACCATGTGGACCGCTCTTCTCCTGGCGTCGATCATCTGCGTGGCGCTCAAGACCGTCGGCTACCTCATGCCGCCGAAGTGGGTCGAGGCCCCGCGGCCGATGCGCATCGCCGACCTCCTCACGGTCGCACTCCTGGCGGCGCTCGTGGCGGTTCAGACACTCGGCGCCGGCCAGGCGATCGTCGTTGACGCGCGGGTGCCCGCCGTACTCGTCGCGGCGGGGCTGCTGCTGCTGCGTGCGCGGTTCCTGGTCGTGGTCGCCGCAGCAGCCCTGACGGCGGCGCTCCTGCGCCTGTGGGGCTGGGCGGTCTAG